tgccatttctaccactagtggaaggactcttttcactattagcttcccccttgtcggaggtagcatcaccttgttagtgggatcacccactttcatcggcgaggtggatagtttaagtccttcgagaaatttagtaaacatgctttcaaccttggtcgtcatggagtgtttcaatgtgtctagagccacattgaattcctcacgagagaccgaggttcccccatcggccgtagacgagataggattcacaccggagtgctcctccgcaccgtctgcggtgtcaaccatactcttcggacgacaaagtccttaataaagagacgaggctctgataccaattgaaaggatcgatatagttgactagagggggggggggatagggAACTAACaaattttaagcttttctttatcaatttaaactttgcaacaaaataggttgtctagatatgcaactatgtgagcaacctatatgatgcaataacaactagcacataagcaagcaagggatacaacacaagtaggcttgcaaaagcaaaggcacgaaataaccaagagtggagccggtggagacgaggatgtgttaccaaagttccttccttttaaagggaagaacgtcttcgttagagcggtgtggaggcacaatgctccccaagaagccactagggccaccgtattctcctcacgccctcacacaatgcgagatgctgtgaatccactattggtgcccttgaaggcggcggccgaacctttataaacaaggttgggttaatctccacaacttaattgaaggctcccaacgacaccacgaagcttcaccacaatggactatggctccaaggtgacctcaaccgtctagggtgctcaaacacccaagagtaacaagatccactagggattagtgggggaaatcaaatttcttggtggaagtgtagatcagggccttctcaaccaatcccgagcaaatcaacaagtttgattggctagggagagagatcgggcgaaaatggagcttggagcaataatgaagcttttgggggaagaggtgggtcaactttggggaagaagacacctttatatagtgggggaaacaatccaaccgttatcccccccaaacagccacgcacagagcggtactaccacttgggcaggacggtactaccgctgacaagcggtactactgctccctcccagcggtactgccgcgctgacgagggatgcagggtcctggccccagagcggtactaccgcggaagtattggcggtactaccgcctggagcggtactaccgccactactgccgctactagtaccgtaaaacccgacacgaaaaacagcggtctcgagtcgaggcggtagtagcccggaaccactgcggtactacgacCGAAGACCGctcgaggagcggtactaccgttcggggagcggtactaccgcttgacatgATTCGGCGGTgctaccgctgaggaccgcggtactaccgctgggacaggacaGGGCAGGCACAGATAGGAAAGgaagctccaatgaagcggaaaggaacatcgggtgtgataaggatgtgcacgtgttgattccaccctagccttaccaaagcggatcccctcttgatagtacggtgactcctacgaaactagtccaccaacagagaaacgaaggagctacaccgtcttgaataaaacaccgaggggaggtaatcgtctcgtgccaaatgatgaatctctgaaagaactcaacgcacacgattagtccgcaaaagcattgtcatcaatcatcaaaacatcttggggataaatatgcccttacaacagtGAAGGTTGAACATCCACCTTGAGCAAATAGCTACACTTCTCCACAACTAAACAATGGACTATacattgaattgtcagtttggcgtaaagaagtatCACTGATTGTCTTAGCGGTACCAGGCCGCTGAAGGCTAACCCCGcgggtggagcatattagtcaaACTCATGGCCCATTCATGAGCCTTACTAGAGATTACACTATCTCATAGAATGTGGCCAGCActagggctcatataggtgtgttctttcaaAGATTACTCTTTATGATAGCATCATGCTTATACAAACCTCAGAAGATATTAAGACAAAATCAGCCTGCCAAACAACTCTCGAGAGTACTATATTTTCAACGAAGTGGGTTAGTAAGGTTACTCTCATCAGTTAGCCAGTAGCTTGTCTTCCTAATTCTACTTCATGGGATCTCTGATCACATAGGTTGAGTTACGACATGGCAACTcaggtgggtctcatacccatctcattCAGATTTTTTAAATATATATCTTTAAGAAATCACAAAAATGTATACCCTGATTTAGATATTTCAGTTTTATGACCCCGTCGTCCATGTGTAGATTGCTTCGTTCTTCCGTAGGCTGAAGAGGATCACTCCGTCCAGCGCGTGACCGGAGATACCTTTTCCATCGCCTATGGACCGAGAAGTAGCCGGTCTGGGCCGAAGAGCCGTCTTCGCTGGGCAGTCAGCCGAAGAGATGACTTTCGGCTACGTCAAGACCGAAGTAGTCTTTGCTCAACACACGGACAAAGAATTCGGGATACAGGGCCGCGACCGTCCTCTTCCACCCGATGCTTGCTCATTTCTTCACGATTTTCGTCTGGCCGCCTCCATTTCGCGACTCAAGATTCTCGTTGCCAACACCATTGAAGAATGATGTTGTAGGTAGTGTTGGAGGATGCCTTTTTAGGTTGGTTCCATTTTAGGTTGAATTTGCTGGTTTGAACTTGGAATGAAGTTGTATGGCTAAACCGTGTTTGTATTCGTCTGGTCAATCACTTAGACTGCTGGCGAGCTCCTTCATGACTACGTTTGCTGTGGTTTCATTCAACAAAATAGGTGGATTTCTCAGAAACAAAAAGAGCTACGAGGCTGCCATGTGGACCCAAAATGAGGTGGCAGCCCACAAAACAATCTCAATCGCCAAACTGCTGGTAGTTCTCTTCTCTGTCCCCGacttccctcccctcccctcccctcccagatCCGATCTCCGCCGGCGGTCGCCCGCCGGAGCACCGCCATGGCGCTCAGCCTCCGCAAGAAGCAGCTCGGTAAGCTCCGAAGCATCCCGCGGCGCTCCCCCCTGCCTCATCTCCACCGGTGGCCGTCCCCTGATTGACAACTCTGTTGCGTCTCTGATCCAGATTTGATCACGCGGATGCTCCACCTGAACCAGCAGCAGCCGTcgccggacggcggcggcggggagggcgaTGAGGAGGCCTACAAGATCCTGGTGATGGACGGGCCCTGCATCTCGCTCCTCTCGCCGGTGCTCCGCGTCGGCGACCTCCGCAAGCACGGCGTCACCCTCCACCTCAACATCGACAAGGCGCGCCAGCAGGTCGCCGACGCGCCCGCGGTCTACCTCGTCCGCCCCACGCCCGCCAACGCCGAccgcatcgccgccgacgccgccgcgggGCTCTACGCCTCCTTCCACGTCAACTTCTCCACCTCCGTCCCGAGGCCCGTCCTCgaccgcctcgccgccgccaccgccgcgtccCGCTCCGCGCACCGCGTCGCCCGCGTCGCCGACCAGTACCTCGACTTCGTCTGCCTCGAGGACGGCCTCTTCTCGCTCGCCCAGCCGCGCGCCTACGTCGCCCTCAACGACccggccgccgccgactcggacatcACCTCGCTCGTCGAGGCCGTCGCGCTCGGCCTCTTCTGCGTCGTCGCCACGCTCGGCGCCGTGCCCATCATCAGGTGCGCCCGCGGCGGGCCGGCCGAGATGGTCGCCGCCGCGCTGGACGCCCGCCTTCGAGATCACCTCCTGGCCAAGCCAAACCTGTTCACGGAGGCTGCATCCAGTGCCGCCTCGTCGTTCCAGCGCCCGGTCCTCTGCCTGTTTGACAGGAATTTCGAGCTGTCCGTGGGGATACAGCACGATTGGAGCTACCGCCCCTTGGTCCACGACGTGCtgagcttcaagctgaacaagcTGAAGTTGCCAACAGAGAAGTATGATCTGGATGACTCGGACCCGTTTTGGGTGGCGAACAGCTGGTCGCCATTCCCCAAAGTGGCCGAGGAGATAGAAGCGCAGCTCGCCAAGTACAAGCAGGATGTGGACGAGGTGAACCAGCGCACGGGTGGTGGTCGGGATGGGGTTGAGTTTGATGGAACAGATCTTATTGGCAACACCAAGCACCTCATGAATGCGGTGAACTCACTCCCGGAGCTGACCGAACGGAAGAAGATGATCGATAAACACACGAATATTGCAACTGCGTTGCTCGGGCACATCAAGGAGAGGTCTCTGGATGGATACTATGAGTGCGAGAATGATATGCTCGTGAATGGTACTGTGGATCGGAACATGCTGCTGAGTCTCCTTAGAGGGAAGGGCACCAAGGAGGACAAGCTCCGGCTGGCCGTCACGTACCTGCTATCCTTTGAGGCACCACCGGCATCTGAActtgagcaggttgaggctgcgctGCGGGAGTCAGAAGTAGACATGTCTGCATTCCAGTATGTGAAGAGGATAAAGTCGTTGAACACGCAATTTGCTGCCGCGTCAAGCACAGCAAGCAGGAGCAACATTGTTGATTGGGCTGAGAAGCTTTACGGACAGTCCATTAGTGCCGTGACAGCAGGCGTGAAGAATCTCTTATCAGATGGGAGGCAGCTGGCTCTTACCAGGACTGTCGAAGCCCTCATGGAAGGGAAACCAAACCCAGAGGTGGACAACTACCTCTTGTTTGATCCACGGGCCCCTAGATCAGGAACTGGTGGGCAGTTTAGAGGACCCTTCAGAGAAGCAATTGTTTTCATGATTGGTGGTGGAAATTACATCGAGTATAGGAGCTTAGTTGAGCTAGGGCAGCGCTCACAGCCTTCAAAGCATGTCATATATGGAGCAACGGAGATTCTCAATGGGGTGGAGTTTATTCAGCAGCTCGCAGAATTGGGACAGAAAGCGGGATTAGGTGGTGGCAGCAGCAACCTACCACCACAGTAAATATGCTCTTACCAGATGTTTTGATGCTAAGGTGGGATTGAAGCTTCACAGGTTGCAGTAAATAGTCTCTTGCCGACACTTTATGCTAAGGAGTGATCCAGGCTGCATAGACTAATGTGTAATGGTATCAAATTTCTCTGTTGTCGGGTTTATGGTGCTGCTTTGAATGAGTTATCAATACAAAGATTTCTTGCCAGAGTTCCAACTGTTCCAGAAGTCCATGTATGCtcgtttctttttgtttcttttttttcttttggcccctTTTGAGAAATGTTAGTGGAATCTTGTTTGAACACCCCTACAATCAGTTCATGGAATCTTAGAACACCTGTTCTCATATTTTTGATAAATTGAGTTTGTTAGCGTTTCTTATGAATATCAGTCAAATTGTTACGTATAGCCATGCTGGAGTACATATCCTTCTGGTCTTATGCAGCTTACACGAATTCCTTCTTGGAACAATATGCATGGTTCACCATTCTGGGGATTTCTGTGTGCCTGTGGCAATAGTAACATATGAATACAAGTTGCTAACGGAGCAGAAGCGCATATTACTTAAAAGAATGTTGCAATGAATTAGTTGCCCCAGAATAGTAAGGCATTAACAATTGTATGTTTCAGGTGAGTTGTGGTGATGTGTGCAGTGCAAATGTACAATATATCTTCTTCTGTGGAGTTAAGGGATTAGCATGTAATGACACATTTTGTGAGGATGTCATCCCTCAGCATGCTATTTTGCTGCATATTTTTAGCTTCTTTGTTTTCAGAACCCTATTACGCTGATTTTACAGATATTCCAGGAGAAAGTGCTAGAAAGATCATCTTATTTTGTGCACAACCTCTGGAATCCAATTCATGGTATGTAAATGAGGGACCACGAGAAATCCTCACTACGGGGATATCTAACTGAAGGACTACGTAATATAGGGTCTGTTTCAGTTGTAATTGTGACTGCAAATTGTATGGAAACACATGAATTAGTTCTGTTCTCCGAATGATAATATTACTGAAAGAGCATGTTCCTTCCTGGCTGTTGGCTGATACACCATGCAGACTTCTTTGGTTTTGATCGGCGGATGGTTCTCATGTGGTTGCTGATACACCATATGCTGAAGTGGCGGAAGTCATGAAAATGTGCACGCTACTGTTACTACCGGTCTCTggtgtcattccctttgtcatgccTGAGGGTCAGGTCATGCAGGTTCGTTTCTTCTCTCCCCCTCTTGCTGTCAAGTTCACAGTGCTATATGTACATTCTGATTAAAGTACTTTGTGCTTGTAATATGCATACATCTTCTAAATACAAGCTGAAATGGCTGTCTTTGTGCAGGCGAGTGGCCTGATAGCAAGGTTGGATCTTGATGACCCACCTTCTGTAGGAGGGCTGAACCATTTCATGGCACCTTTCCAAAACTTGGACCTCCTACTGCTATTTCTGGCAAAGTTCACCAAAGTTTTGCTGCAAGTGTGAATTCTGCGCACATTATCCTTGCAGGATATGAACATAATATCAATCATGTAAGGCATATCAAACTTTCAGGATGCAGTTGTTCTTCCACTTTTATTTCCCTTGTCTATCTCGTTGCCACTGTCCTCGTCTACAGAGAGGAACTAACCTCTTAATTTGTGACAAAATACACCATCTTTCTTCAATCTGTAGGTTCCTGACTGTACCTTTCTTTCAGGTTGTACCAGATTTGCTAAACTGCCTAGACAACCCTGAGCTCCCTCTTCTACAGTGGCAAGAACTCATGTCCGTTTGGGCAAACCAGACTCCTGAAAGATCTTAGGAATGAGGTGATTAAGTATCCTAGTTTCCTTTTACATGTCATTACTCGTTTTTCCCTTTGGTTGCATATCAAATCGGTAACTAATTTGCCTGTACTCAGTTGGATAGTAAGTACAAGGAGTATGAGTTGAATGCTGGCTTCCAGAAGAGCAAGGATTTCCCTgccaagttgccaaggggagtcatTGAGGTCAGTTTGAGACTGTTACTTGGCATCCCTTTCTTTTTATTTGCCATATGTTGTTTCCTTAGAATTGCAGGCAAATCTTGCATAAAGCGAAAATAAACAGGGGGTGATGCTGGTTGCGTACTTGTCTCCGTCTCAACGGTGCATCTCTTATGCCTTGTTGTCTATGACACTGATCTTTACAATTGCTATTTTTGATTCATATCTTGTATTCAGTTCTTGTTTTGATTTGGTGCTGCTCCCACTCCAGTATATTGTTGACATTCAAGAGAACTTGAACTGTTTTTGTCTAGCAAACAATTTTTGAATGAGGTGCGTAAGCCGCTACCGACTTCGACCGTAGTTGTATTGTTAACTTAGATTTAGTAAACGTCAAAGTAGCATGCAGCAAGAAATAAATGGAGTAATTGTAGTTGTTTTACAAACACACCAGTACTGGGTAGTTCTTAAACTTGAGATTTCTGAGGCACACTTCTATTGCTGTGTGTCCATCAATTCTTCATTCAAACGATCATAATCGCGAACACAAACAATACATAACATTTTCGCATGACGAGGAGATTGATCACACATTTGCAGCGACCTAATTAAATATATGGAAACAAACAATAGCTATGCAGAGGCAGGTGGCACCATGACATCCAATTCTTTTGCTTCTTTCATGAGGGACACGATACTACACCTGACAAGCTTCGATGTGGTTCCAAAACTGTTGGAGGCAGTGCTGAAAACCACAGTGTAGTTGAGTTTTGGAATGTTCGGAGCACTAGAGAGTCCATCTATCAAACTCTTAAGATCCATCTGTTTGATGAACCTGCCGCCACTGTGTTCCATCATTGAGATAACCATCTTTGTGACAGACTTTAACTATGACAAATTTTTGACTGTTTGTGGTCACATGTTTCAGTACCATCTCCTTGATGTTGTTTAAGAAGCTAGATAACCGCAGGTCGCGCCTGGACCTAATTTGTTGACTATCCCACAAAGGGACAAGGATGACAACATTGCGTTTTCCTCCTCGTCCTGCTCATTACTTCCCGgataagaggaggaagaagagctaaCTCCTTTGCCCTGGCTACTATCAAACTGGTTTTCTATGTTAGTTTCTGGTTTGACAATTTCGTCTTTCCTGTATGTGTTTCATCTCCACAACAAAGAATTGCTCTGATCCTCTGCAACAGCAATGAATTAAACATCCATAATTAGTCTAACGAGAAAGAAATCAAAATTCAAGCCAGGGATATTCATGTATTGACAAAAGGGATTACCCCTGAGATTCATTGCACAATAATTCATTTCTTGGAGATGCTCGAGTATGAGTTTCTGCTTCTGTGCACATCTTGTTTTTATCATGTACTTCTATGAAAAACATCACCATTTCCTACTTGTATGACAACCAACGTTTACGAGTCGAAGAGTCGACGAGTCGTTCCAAGGTTAAGACTCATAGACTAGTCTAGACTAGTGCGAGACTAGTCGACATGGTACTGTAGCACTGAACTTACAGTACATAACTAATAATACCTAGTAGTAGTATGTAGTATTACACTATATAAGTATACAAGTACAGTATACAATACAATCTCCGGTGTTGTAGACATTGTAGCTCAGACCTCAGGACCTGGAAATTGGAACACACTCAGTCTAGCAGCACCAGCAACCAGCAGCAAGCAGGGCAGCACCACCAAGCAGCAGCAAGCAGAGCAGCACCAACAGCAAGCAGAGCAGCACGAGCAGTCCTCCAGCAACGAGGCAGAGCAACACCAGCAGCAAGCCAAgaagaaagaggaggagaggaaagAAAGGATTAGGTCTCGTCTCACGCGGGATGAGCCATCGTATTTATACTCCCCCAGTTTTTTGAGTCGTTCGACTCGAACATGTCGACTAGTCCAGACTAGTCGTCGACTAGTCGATGACTGGCTCGACTCATATTTGTAGTCTACACGAGAAACCGAGTCGACAGCCACTTTGCGACTCATAGACTAGTCGAGCGACTAGTCTAGACTAGTCGTTCGACTCGTAATCGTTGATGACAACTATGGCATCGTCTGTTTCAAAAAAACATACTATGGCATCGTCCGTTTAAAAGAACAAACAAACTATGGCATCACTAATTCCGCCCTGACATAGCATCCACAATGCTCCTCCGGCATATGCTCTGATAGAGAGACTTTCTAATAGAGAGACTTTCTATCACGAGTGAGTACACCGGTAAGTCATGTATGTTAGTCATAAATTACAATTTTTGGCGTCATATTGTTGTGTTGTCATGGACGATATAAGTGTTGCTTGAGCGTACCTATTTAGTTCATGTTTCATATTTTTGTTAGCAAATGACATCTTGTTAACTGCAATTTAAAAGTTTTTATGTTTTTCTACACCCTTTTGTTATATACTTCATATTTGTATTTTTTTATGTAAGAACCAAGAACAACTTTACATTTGCTTTGTATTACTTTAGTTATCTTTGTAGCACATATCATGCATTTCTTTTTACAATGTTCCTGCAACTAGTTGGGTATGTTCTAGTGATTATTAAATGTCTAGTTAGATTAGGTAACGGCTCGAATACTCGGTTAATTTGTTGGCATGGACAGTAAGCAACTCGTGGGCCACAAAATTAGGAATTATTGGGAATACTCTCATGTACAAAGAGGTAAAAGGAGGTTTAGTTGGGAGTACACATGATCTTAAACAAACCGAAGTTTGGTTTCAACCGGAACCATGTCCCAAGGCATATTTTCCGTGTGGTGGTGTGGATGCGCATCTACTACGAGTTGGGGGTGTTACTCAAAAGAGAAAATGGACGACCAACAGATATAAAACATAATATGATGGAGAGGGAGGGATTACTTGGTAGGTACCTGTAGGGACAACATGGCCATCTTTTTTGGAAGGGAATGCCATTTGGTGTACTTTATTTAACTTGAGTATTGCTATGGGGATCACCACCCACATTACAATATATTTTGAATCATAGACAACCACTTGATCATTAATTCATGCACCCTCCGATTGCAGCTGAGAAACCAAAAGAATTAAAGTTAACACCCTCGATGTGAAGAGATTGACGGCAGATGCAAAATCCTAACTAGGATGAATACCTGTCTACATCAGAATCCAGATTTAGGCTGTGCTTGGCATGGAGGTGAATTGTGATAATCCAGATTATCCAATCAACTTTTGTTCGAATTTAGTGTTTGTTTGACTCATTTAAGCCTATTTATGTAGTTTTTTCACAACAGACTATAAAATAAGCACAACACAACACAAGACAGTTCTGGAACTACAAACTGAACATTTGTCGTAAAAATCTAGCTAGCTCAAAATCAGCCACTGTCAGTAATACACACCTCTTCCTCCACGAGCCGTTCAACACCTGTTGATTTGGAGCATGGGATGGTTAGGATGCAGCCTCCCAAGGATATTGATGTGTTCCTCTTCCACTATAGCTACCCCTATCTGTAGGTAAGATAGGAGGGGAAGCGATGATGAATTGATCCAATTCGGCAGCATCACAAACAAGTTCAGTTCCGTAGTAAATGTATGGAGTCGGGGAGGGGGCACCCAGGCTTCCGGAATGAAAGTGATACCTCCAAGACCCCCAAAGTCTAGACTTTGCAATTTGCGCAGCTTGCTTATGGAGTATGGACTCTACCAAACCTTTATACCGACTCTCTTCTGGTTCTGTGAATTCTCGTTCTCGTGGAAAACAAATGTCGAGGACCCTCAACTCGGTCAGATTGCCCAATTTGTTCAATTCATCTTGAGGGTAATTACCCACGTGCAGAGTGCTCAACTCTTGTAGGCACACCAGGTTTCCTAACCCCACTGGCATCTTTGTTAGACCACCAAAAATACAGAGGCGCATCAACTGCCTTAGCTGAAAAACACTCGACGGCAATTCTTTCAATTCCATACATCTGATGTCCAGTGTTTGCAAGAACTTTAACTTTTACTATTTCCATGGGAAGTTCATCGATATATGTATTTCTTAGTCCTAGGTACCTTAGGTGCAATAAATGCCCCAGATGTCTAAGATTAATCCTATCTTGTGTTCCACGAAGATCACAACCTTGCAAATCCAGTACACGTAACACTTGAAAGCAAGAAAGAGACGGCATCAGATTAACAGCAGGCATAAAGAGGGAAATAGACCTCACTTGTGACATGCTCCCAGTACCAAGCTGAAGGGTGTCCGGCTCTTCCGGAACCATGTTTTGCTCTGTGAACCTTGTTTGATTCGCCCATTGCCATCCCATAGAGTAACAAAGTTTTCTTCACTTGCCAATGAGCATATGAGATCGAGCACCATATCATGCACATAGCAAGCATATACCTTGTCACAATCAATCTCTACTGGCATGATCATACTTCTATTTATTAGCTCATTGACATAACTCTCGCCAACCTCAAATAAACTCTTCCCTTGTTCTTCATGATGGATAAGACCTTCAGCTATCCACCTCCAAATCAATCTCTCTATCTCAATCTCGCAGTCTTCTGGAAATATACTTAAATATAAGAAACAACTCTTTAGATGGGGAGGCATATCATAATAGCTAAATGATAATATCTTCTTCATGTCCTCCACAACATCACCTCCAATAAGTCCATGCCCAATAGATTCGAGCAAATTGCACCATTGATCCTTTGACTTCATCTGTTGATTACTAGCCAGTAGACTAGCGATAGCAATAACGGCTAATGGTACCCCGCCACATTTCCTCAAGATATCTATGGACACTTCTTCCAACTCAACGGGACATCCATGCTCATTCtgaaatattcttctatagaagagCCTCTGGGAGTTTCTATCGGAAAGAGGTTTCATTCTATGAATTATGTCAACACCAGAAGAGCAGCATGCTTCAGAGACATTGATGCTGCGAGTTGTTGTGATTATTCGACTACCAAGATTGTTGCTAGATAAAGCACACTTGATAATATCCCATATTTTCTCATCCCATATGTCATCAACTACGATGAGGTACCTGTATCAATTTTGTGAAGCGTTAGTGGGTAAGTCAATCAAGATACAACTAAGTTTGGAAGGAAACAAGGAAACCAAATAATAATCGAAATATCAGCAGGGTGCTCGTCAAGTCCATAGAGCATGTCCTTGAAAATTTTCTTCATGTCGGGAGTTCGAGACACTGAAACAAAAGCCCAGCAATCAAACTGAGTTTTGATCTTCTCATACACTGCTCTTACAAGGGTTGTCTTGCCCAGTCCGCCTAGCCCGACGACAGAAATTGTCTTCAGTTGTTGCTTTGACCCCTCGCCACCTTCTGCTAACCTATAAATCAGCGCGTCCCTCTTCTACAGTGGCAAGAACTCATGTCCGTTTGGGCAAACCAGACTCCTGAAAGATCTTAGGAATGAGGTGATTAAGTATCCTAGTTTCCTTTTACATGTCATTACTCGTTTTTCCCTTTGGTTGCATATCAAATCGGTAACTAATTTGCCTGTACTCAGTTGGATAGTAAGTACAAGGAGTATGAGTTGAATGCTGGCTTCCAGAAGAGCAAGGATTTCCCTgccaagttgccaaggggagtcatTGAGGTCAGTTTGAGACTGTTACTTGGCATCCCTttctttctactccctccattcggaattacttgtctcgaaaatggacgtattaagacgtattttagttttagatacatccatttttgagacaagtaattccaaacagagg
Above is a window of Triticum dicoccoides isolate Atlit2015 ecotype Zavitan chromosome 5B, WEW_v2.0, whole genome shotgun sequence DNA encoding:
- the LOC119307286 gene encoding SEC1 family transport protein SLY1, with protein sequence MALSLRKKQLDLITRMLHLNQQQPSPDGGGGEGDEEAYKILVMDGPCISLLSPVLRVGDLRKHGVTLHLNIDKARQQVADAPAVYLVRPTPANADRIAADAAAGLYASFHVNFSTSVPRPVLDRLAAATAASRSAHRVARVADQYLDFVCLEDGLFSLAQPRAYVALNDPAAADSDITSLVEAVALGLFCVVATLGAVPIIRCARGGPAEMVAAALDARLRDHLLAKPNLFTEAASSAASSFQRPVLCLFDRNFELSVGIQHDWSYRPLVHDVLSFKLNKLKLPTEKYDLDDSDPFWVANSWSPFPKVAEEIEAQLAKYKQDVDEVNQRTGGGRDGVEFDGTDLIGNTKHLMNAVNSLPELTERKKMIDKHTNIATALLGHIKERSLDGYYECENDMLVNGTVDRNMLLSLLRGKGTKEDKLRLAVTYLLSFEAPPASELEQVEAALRESEVDMSAFQYVKRIKSLNTQFAAASSTASRSNIVDWAEKLYGQSISAVTAGVKNLLSDGRQLALTRTVEALMEGKPNPEVDNYLLFDPRAPRSGTGGQFRGPFREAIVFMIGGGNYIEYRSLVELGQRSQPSKHVIYGATEILNGVEFIQQLAELGQKAGLGGGSSNLPPQ